A genomic window from Thiomonas arsenitoxydans includes:
- the holA gene encoding DNA polymerase III subunit delta, protein MQLAADQLDAHLASKLGALYVVYGDETLLVNEAVDAIRARARQQGFDERESHTVERGFDWSHLLAGSREISLFGGRRLIELRIPGGKPGRDGGEALAALADHLSADVMAVVILPRLDAATQKSAWFSALSQGGVAVRVDSVELAQLPRWIAARLQRHGFTLPASDAGRALTDFLVARVEGNLLAAHQEIEKLALLCPPGPLDPDTVEQAVLNVARYSVFKLGEAVLGGDVARLRRMLDGLQAEGVAPVLVHWTLADDIRAWLRIRQGLDAGQALPALLRANRIWGVKEKLLERALPRLRTPDLERLLQLAAQCDLAVKGLRPDSLPRAPWEALQVLALSMLDALWPTPPSARQGRRLVLHPAL, encoded by the coding sequence ATGCAGCTCGCGGCCGACCAACTCGACGCCCATCTCGCCAGCAAGCTCGGCGCGCTGTACGTGGTGTATGGCGACGAGACCCTGTTGGTGAACGAGGCGGTGGACGCCATTCGCGCCCGCGCCCGGCAGCAGGGCTTCGACGAACGCGAGAGCCACACGGTGGAACGCGGCTTCGACTGGAGCCACCTGCTCGCAGGTAGCCGCGAGATCAGCCTGTTCGGCGGCCGACGGCTCATCGAACTGCGCATTCCAGGCGGCAAACCCGGACGCGACGGCGGCGAAGCCTTGGCGGCGCTGGCCGACCATCTCTCAGCCGATGTGATGGCGGTGGTCATCCTGCCCCGTCTGGATGCGGCCACCCAGAAGTCGGCCTGGTTCAGCGCACTGAGCCAGGGTGGCGTGGCGGTGCGGGTGGACAGCGTGGAGCTTGCGCAACTGCCGCGCTGGATCGCCGCACGGCTGCAGCGCCACGGCTTTACCCTGCCCGCAAGCGACGCGGGCAGGGCGCTCACCGATTTTCTGGTGGCGCGGGTGGAAGGCAATCTGCTGGCCGCCCATCAGGAGATCGAAAAGCTCGCGCTGCTGTGCCCGCCTGGCCCGCTCGATCCCGACACGGTGGAGCAGGCGGTGCTGAACGTGGCGCGCTACAGCGTGTTCAAGCTCGGCGAAGCGGTGCTGGGCGGCGATGTCGCCCGGCTGCGTCGCATGCTCGACGGTCTGCAGGCCGAAGGCGTGGCCCCGGTGCTAGTGCACTGGACGCTGGCCGACGACATCCGCGCCTGGCTGCGCATCCGCCAGGGACTGGATGCGGGGCAGGCGCTGCCCGCGCTGCTGCGCGCCAATCGCATCTGGGGCGTGAAGGAAAAGCTGCTGGAACGCGCCTTGCCGCGCCTGCGCACACCCGATCTGGAGCGGCTGCTGCAACTCGCGGCGCAGTGCGATCTGGCGGTCAAGGGCCTGCGCCCTGACTCCCTGCCGCGCGCACCGTGGGAGGCGCTGCAAGTGCTCGCCCTATCCATGCTCGACGCCCTCTGGCCCACGCCGCCGAGCGCCCGACAGGGCCGCAGGCTGGTGCTGCACCCGGCGCTTTGA
- a CDS encoding LPS-assembly lipoprotein LptE, protein MKRRSVLIFAPLLALSACGFQLRGSTNLSFNTLYVAGSETSAFVVALKRQIAATTSTRIAPDAQSAQAVFTLLGESQTQTAQAYNADGTVAQYLLRYTVRFELTTPQGKVLIAPTDLNQTSNLSYNSSATLAKANESDLLYRGMRQELINRLMFQLAAVKVN, encoded by the coding sequence ATGAAGCGCCGCAGCGTCCTCATCTTCGCACCGCTTCTGGCCTTGAGTGCCTGCGGTTTTCAGCTACGCGGCTCGACCAATCTGTCGTTCAACACCCTGTATGTGGCGGGCTCGGAGACCTCGGCCTTCGTCGTGGCACTCAAGCGGCAGATCGCCGCCACCACTTCGACCCGCATCGCGCCAGACGCCCAGTCCGCTCAGGCGGTTTTCACCCTGCTGGGCGAATCGCAGACGCAGACCGCACAGGCCTACAACGCCGATGGCACGGTGGCGCAATATCTGTTGCGCTACACCGTGCGCTTTGAGCTCACCACGCCGCAGGGCAAGGTGCTGATCGCCCCGACCGACCTGAACCAGACCAGCAATCTGAGCTACAACTCCAGCGCCACGCTGGCCAAGGCCAATGAGTCCGATCTGCTCTATCGCGGCATGCGCCAGGAGCTGATCAACCGTCTGATGTTCCAGCTCGCCGCGGTAAAGGTGAATTGA
- the leuS gene encoding leucine--tRNA ligase: MNEKYDASAVEAAAQAHWQSTDAYRVREDKPGEKFYACSMLPYPSGKLHMGHVRNYTINDMLTRHLRMNGHNVLMPMGWDAFGLPAENAAMKNKVPPAKWTYDNIAYMKRQMQAMGLAIDWSREVATCSPEYYKWNQWLFLKMLEKGIAERRTQVVNWDPVDQTVLANEQVIDGRGWRSGAVVEKREIPGYYLKITDYAEELLAAVADPEDKNYLAGWPERVRLMQENWIGKSAGVRFAFPHSIADDSGALIQDGRLYVFTTRADTIMGVTFCAVAPEHPLAAHAAAGNTELAVFIERCQQGGTTEAELALKEKEGMPTGLFVTHPLTGAQVPVWVGNYVLMSYGDGAVMGVPAHDERDFAFAKKYGLPIQQVVAVEGETFSTDAWADWYGDKQRAVCVNSGDLDGLPYKDAVDKVAELLAAKGLGEKRTTWRLRDWGVSRQRYWGTPIPIIHCDHCGAVPVPEKDLPVVLPENLIPDGSGNPLHQCAAFVDVACPQCGKPAKRETDTMDTFVDSSWYFMRYTCADNHDAMVDGRTDYWMPMDQYIGGIEHAILHLLYARFWTKVMRDLGLVKADEPFTRLLTQGMVLNHIYSRKTPQGGIEYFWPHEVENVLDAQGKITGAKLKADGSAVDYGGVGTMSKSKNNGVDPQDLIDRYGADTARLFTMFAAPPEATLEWNDAAVEGAHRFLRRVWAFGLKLSTLAAPAAAPGDAARKLRREVHQTLQQVNFDYGRMQYNTVVSGAMKLLNALEGADAAADGMAVALREGFGILLRVLYPATPHIAHALWQELGYGAEFGDLLDARWPQVDEAALVQDTIELMLQVNGKLRGAIQVAASADKAAIEAAALASADFAKFSEGKAAKKVIVVPGRLVNVVV; this comes from the coding sequence ATGAACGAGAAGTATGACGCCAGCGCGGTGGAAGCCGCCGCGCAAGCCCACTGGCAAAGCACCGACGCCTACCGCGTGCGCGAAGACAAACCGGGCGAAAAGTTCTACGCCTGCTCCATGCTGCCCTACCCCTCGGGCAAGCTGCACATGGGCCATGTGCGCAACTACACCATCAACGACATGCTCACCCGCCATCTTCGGATGAACGGTCACAACGTGCTCATGCCCATGGGCTGGGACGCCTTCGGTCTGCCCGCCGAAAACGCGGCGATGAAAAACAAGGTGCCCCCGGCGAAGTGGACCTATGACAACATCGCTTATATGAAGCGGCAGATGCAGGCCATGGGTCTGGCGATCGACTGGAGCCGCGAGGTAGCGACCTGCTCGCCCGAGTACTACAAGTGGAACCAGTGGCTGTTCCTCAAGATGCTGGAAAAAGGCATCGCCGAGCGCCGCACCCAAGTGGTGAACTGGGACCCGGTGGACCAGACCGTGCTGGCCAACGAGCAGGTGATCGACGGCCGCGGCTGGCGCAGCGGCGCCGTGGTGGAAAAGCGCGAGATTCCCGGCTACTACCTCAAGATCACCGACTACGCCGAGGAACTGCTGGCCGCCGTGGCCGATCCCGAAGACAAGAACTATCTCGCCGGCTGGCCCGAGCGAGTGCGGCTGATGCAGGAGAACTGGATCGGCAAGAGCGCCGGGGTGCGTTTCGCCTTCCCGCACAGCATTGCCGACGACTCGGGCGCGCTGATTCAGGACGGCCGCCTGTATGTGTTCACCACCCGGGCGGACACCATCATGGGCGTGACCTTCTGCGCCGTAGCGCCCGAGCACCCGCTGGCCGCGCACGCCGCGGCGGGCAATACCGAACTCGCCGTCTTCATCGAGCGCTGCCAGCAGGGCGGCACCACCGAAGCCGAACTGGCGCTGAAAGAAAAAGAGGGCATGCCCACCGGGCTGTTCGTCACCCACCCGCTGACCGGCGCGCAAGTGCCGGTGTGGGTCGGCAACTATGTGCTGATGAGCTACGGCGACGGCGCGGTGATGGGCGTGCCCGCGCATGATGAACGCGACTTTGCCTTCGCTAAAAAGTACGGCCTGCCCATTCAGCAAGTCGTCGCGGTAGAGGGCGAGACGTTCAGCACCGACGCCTGGGCCGATTGGTATGGCGACAAACAGCGCGCGGTGTGCGTCAACTCGGGCGATCTCGACGGCCTGCCCTACAAAGACGCGGTGGACAAAGTCGCCGAACTGCTCGCCGCCAAAGGCCTGGGCGAGAAGCGCACCACCTGGCGCCTGCGCGACTGGGGCGTGAGCCGCCAGCGCTACTGGGGCACGCCGATTCCCATCATCCACTGCGATCACTGCGGCGCGGTGCCGGTGCCGGAAAAAGACCTGCCGGTCGTCCTGCCCGAAAACCTGATTCCCGACGGCAGCGGCAACCCGCTGCACCAGTGCGCGGCGTTCGTCGACGTGGCCTGCCCGCAGTGCGGCAAACCGGCCAAGCGCGAAACCGACACCATGGACACCTTCGTCGATTCGAGTTGGTACTTCATGCGCTACACCTGCGCCGACAACCACGACGCCATGGTGGACGGCCGCACCGACTACTGGATGCCGATGGACCAGTACATCGGCGGTATCGAGCACGCCATCCTGCACCTGCTGTATGCGCGCTTTTGGACCAAGGTGATGCGCGACCTCGGGCTGGTCAAGGCCGACGAACCCTTCACCCGTCTGCTCACGCAGGGCATGGTGCTCAACCACATCTACTCGCGCAAAACCCCGCAGGGTGGCATCGAGTATTTCTGGCCGCACGAGGTCGAGAACGTACTCGACGCGCAAGGCAAGATCACTGGCGCCAAGCTCAAGGCCGACGGCTCGGCGGTGGACTACGGCGGCGTGGGCACCATGAGCAAGAGCAAGAACAACGGCGTCGATCCGCAAGACCTGATCGACCGCTACGGCGCCGACACCGCCCGCCTGTTCACCATGTTCGCCGCCCCACCCGAAGCCACGCTGGAGTGGAACGACGCCGCGGTGGAAGGCGCGCACCGCTTCCTCAGGCGAGTGTGGGCCTTCGGGCTGAAGCTCAGCACCCTGGCCGCGCCCGCAGCCGCGCCGGGTGACGCCGCACGCAAGCTGCGCCGCGAAGTGCACCAGACCTTGCAGCAGGTGAATTTCGACTACGGCCGCATGCAATACAACACCGTGGTGTCGGGAGCAATGAAACTGCTCAACGCGCTGGAAGGCGCGGACGCCGCAGCCGACGGCATGGCCGTTGCGCTGCGCGAAGGCTTCGGCATTCTGCTGCGCGTGCTCTACCCCGCCACACCGCACATCGCCCACGCCTTGTGGCAGGAACTCGGCTACGGCGCCGAGTTCGGCGATCTGCTCGATGCGCGCTGGCCGCAGGTCGATGAGGCCGCGCTGGTGCAGGACACCATCGAGCTCATGCTGCAGGTCAACGGCAAGTTGCGTGGCGCCATTCAAGTCGCGGCCAGTGCCGACAAGGCCGCTATCGAAGCCGCCGCGCTGGCCAGCGCCGACTTCGCCAAGTTCAGCGAGGGCAAGGCCGCGAAGAAGGTCATCGTGGTGCCGGGCCGACTGGTCAATGTGGTGGTCTGA
- a CDS encoding NAD(P)/FAD-dependent oxidoreductase, with protein MSQTSTDSPLPRIVIVGGGAGGLELATRLGDTLGRRRQADITLIERGRSHLWKPLLHQAAAGTLGIDDNELNYLAQSTWHHFKYRLGAMDGLDRARREVLVAPTLDETGREIVPRRRIGYDILVIAVGSQNNDFGTPGAAEHAIALDTPEDSRRFHRRLVNACIAANTQVEPLRPEQLKVVAIGAGATGVELVAELHNSTRVLAAYGLDRIDPERDVRLSLVEAAPRILPALPERLSVAAAGELAKLGVQMHTGKRVTEVTATGVRTADGDFLPAELVVWAAGVKAPDFLRDIDGLETNRINQLVVRPTLQTSRDDAIYALGDCAACVWEGHAGNVPPRAQAAHQQASLIARQITRQLRGKPLLTFHYRDFGSLVSLGEHSTVGNLMGGLSKGSMFIEGHFARFIYWLLYRMHLHALHGFWKTAFLTLARMISRTTEPRIKLH; from the coding sequence ATGTCCCAGACTTCTACTGATTCCCCGCTGCCTCGCATTGTCATCGTCGGAGGCGGTGCCGGCGGGCTGGAGCTGGCCACCCGGCTGGGCGACACCCTGGGTCGCCGTCGTCAGGCCGATATCACGCTGATCGAACGCGGCCGCAGCCATCTCTGGAAGCCGCTGCTGCACCAGGCGGCGGCCGGCACCCTGGGCATCGACGACAACGAGCTGAACTACCTCGCCCAATCCACCTGGCATCACTTCAAGTACCGCCTCGGCGCCATGGACGGGCTCGACCGCGCGCGTCGCGAAGTGCTGGTCGCGCCCACGTTAGATGAGACCGGGCGCGAAATCGTGCCGCGGCGGCGCATCGGCTACGACATTTTGGTGATCGCCGTGGGCAGTCAGAACAACGACTTCGGCACGCCCGGCGCGGCCGAGCATGCCATTGCGCTGGACACGCCCGAAGACTCCCGGCGTTTTCACCGGCGACTGGTGAATGCCTGCATCGCCGCCAACACCCAGGTCGAGCCGCTGCGCCCGGAGCAACTCAAGGTCGTGGCCATCGGCGCCGGAGCCACCGGGGTGGAACTGGTGGCCGAGTTGCATAACTCCACGCGGGTGCTGGCCGCCTATGGCCTGGACCGCATCGACCCCGAGCGCGACGTGCGCCTGAGCCTGGTCGAGGCCGCGCCCCGCATCCTGCCCGCGTTGCCCGAGCGGCTGTCGGTCGCAGCCGCGGGCGAACTGGCCAAACTCGGCGTGCAGATGCATACCGGCAAGCGCGTGACCGAAGTCACCGCCACCGGCGTGCGCACCGCCGACGGCGACTTTCTTCCCGCCGAACTGGTGGTCTGGGCAGCGGGCGTCAAGGCCCCGGATTTCCTGCGCGACATCGACGGACTCGAGACCAACCGCATCAACCAGCTCGTCGTGCGCCCCACGCTGCAGACCAGCCGCGACGACGCCATCTACGCGCTGGGCGACTGTGCCGCCTGCGTTTGGGAAGGCCATGCCGGCAACGTGCCGCCGCGCGCGCAGGCCGCGCACCAGCAGGCCAGCCTCATCGCCCGGCAGATCACGCGGCAACTGCGGGGCAAGCCGCTGCTGACCTTTCACTACCGCGACTTCGGCTCGCTGGTGTCGCTGGGCGAGCACAGCACCGTGGGCAATCTCATGGGTGGTCTATCGAAGGGTAGTATGTTCATCGAAGGCCATTTCGCCCGCTTCATCTACTGGCTGCTCTACCGCATGCACCTGCACGCCCTGCACGGTTTCTGGAAGACCGCCTTCCTCACCCTGGCGCGCATGATCTCTCGCACCACCGAGCCGCGCATCAAGCTGCATTGA
- a CDS encoding RT0821/Lpp0805 family surface protein: MRHKSWFMAIATVAMVSTAWADNWMPVLKNTPLQRFSQADINQLSEEGAAFLGSDATLLEWRNPESRAGGSFKLIASNTQEGRLCKTFRVTLYTPRDPAKSARLRACRQPAGEWRLVP; this comes from the coding sequence ATGCGACACAAATCGTGGTTTATGGCGATCGCCACGGTAGCCATGGTTTCAACAGCATGGGCAGACAACTGGATGCCCGTGCTCAAGAACACGCCGCTGCAGCGCTTCAGCCAAGCCGACATCAACCAGCTATCGGAAGAAGGTGCGGCATTTTTGGGCAGCGATGCCACACTTCTGGAATGGCGCAACCCCGAGAGCCGCGCGGGCGGCAGTTTCAAGTTGATCGCCTCGAACACGCAAGAAGGGCGGTTGTGCAAGACCTTTCGGGTGACGCTCTACACCCCGCGTGACCCGGCCAAGTCCGCCCGTTTGCGGGCCTGCCGCCAGCCCGCGGGCGAATGGCGCCTGGTTCCTTAG
- a CDS encoding metal-dependent hydrolase family protein: MVLRNVQLFDGRRTRLQPGLQVVIEGARIRAVEPQGQGAPRGAQIIDGGGRVLMPGLIDAHWHSLMAAMSMQHLLMADPALIHLAAGSEAQRTLLRGFTTVRDAGGPVFALKSAIDQGLVQGPRIFPSGAMISQTAGHGDFRFLHEVGPGAACSAVGHAEHLGASAIADSADSVRKATREQLLRGASQIKLMAGGGASSLYDPLDSVQFTLPELRAAVEAAEDWGTYVMAHVYLPKGMQRSIEAGIKVIEHGQLTDEATVRLMADKGIWWSLQPFLPEAAPTPMADPGSQAKSDEIATGTRRAYELAIKHKMQTGWGSDILFAPGKTHYQTVRLVALENWYSPLDALKQATSQNGELLALAGQRNPYLGAKLGVIEPDSWADLLVVDGDVSRSLKPLLEPDQHLKCIIKNGRVVKNTL; encoded by the coding sequence ATGGTTTTGCGCAATGTGCAGCTTTTCGATGGTCGGCGCACCCGCTTGCAGCCAGGCCTGCAAGTCGTGATCGAAGGCGCGCGGATTCGGGCCGTCGAGCCGCAGGGGCAAGGCGCACCGCGGGGTGCGCAGATCATCGACGGCGGCGGCCGGGTGCTCATGCCGGGGCTGATCGATGCGCATTGGCACAGCCTGATGGCGGCGATGTCCATGCAGCACTTGCTCATGGCCGATCCCGCGCTGATTCACTTGGCGGCTGGTTCTGAGGCGCAGCGCACCTTGCTGCGAGGTTTCACTACGGTGCGCGACGCAGGCGGGCCGGTGTTTGCGCTCAAGAGCGCCATCGACCAAGGACTGGTGCAGGGGCCGCGCATTTTTCCAAGTGGCGCCATGATTTCGCAGACCGCAGGGCACGGCGACTTCCGCTTTTTGCACGAGGTCGGGCCGGGCGCGGCCTGTAGCGCGGTAGGCCATGCCGAACACCTGGGCGCGTCGGCCATTGCCGACAGCGCCGACAGTGTGCGCAAGGCCACCCGCGAGCAATTGCTGCGCGGCGCTTCGCAGATCAAGCTCATGGCCGGAGGCGGCGCGTCGTCGCTCTACGATCCACTCGATTCGGTACAGTTCACCCTGCCCGAACTGCGCGCGGCGGTGGAAGCCGCCGAGGATTGGGGTACTTACGTCATGGCCCACGTCTATCTGCCCAAGGGCATGCAGCGCAGCATCGAGGCCGGCATCAAGGTCATCGAGCACGGCCAGCTGACCGACGAGGCCACCGTGCGCCTGATGGCAGACAAAGGTATCTGGTGGTCTTTGCAGCCCTTCCTGCCGGAGGCCGCCCCGACGCCAATGGCCGATCCCGGCTCGCAGGCGAAGAGCGACGAGATCGCCACCGGAACGCGGCGGGCCTACGAACTGGCGATCAAACACAAGATGCAAACCGGCTGGGGCAGCGACATTCTGTTCGCGCCGGGAAAAACCCATTACCAAACCGTGCGGCTGGTCGCCCTGGAAAATTGGTATTCGCCCCTGGACGCGCTCAAACAGGCCACCTCGCAAAACGGCGAATTGCTGGCGCTGGCCGGTCAGCGCAATCCCTATCTCGGCGCCAAACTGGGCGTGATCGAACCCGACTCCTGGGCCGATCTCCTGGTGGTCGATGGCGATGTGTCGCGCTCGCTCAAGCCCTTGCTCGAACCCGATCAGCATCTCAAGTGCATCATCAAGAACGGCCGGGTGGTGAAAAACACCTTGTAG
- a CDS encoding VOC family protein, with amino-acid sequence MFSHVMVGVANFDRAMAFYKPVLEALGVQFRFQEPERPWAGWASSPDPRPLFLIGRPYNQQPHQPGNGQMVAFLAHSREQVNQVHALALASGGTCEGKPGLRPEYHANYYGAYFRDPDGNKLCVACHQAE; translated from the coding sequence GTGTTCTCGCACGTTATGGTCGGCGTCGCAAACTTTGACCGAGCAATGGCGTTTTACAAGCCGGTGCTCGAAGCACTTGGCGTGCAATTCCGTTTCCAAGAGCCCGAGCGCCCTTGGGCTGGTTGGGCATCTTCGCCGGATCCGAGGCCCTTGTTTTTGATCGGCCGTCCCTACAACCAACAACCGCATCAGCCCGGCAATGGGCAAATGGTCGCTTTCCTCGCTCATTCCCGAGAGCAAGTCAATCAGGTTCACGCCTTGGCTCTCGCCAGCGGGGGTACATGCGAAGGCAAGCCTGGTCTGCGGCCTGAGTACCACGCCAACTACTACGGCGCGTATTTCCGTGATCCCGATGGCAACAAGCTATGCGTGGCTTGCCACCAGGCCGAATGA
- the gatB gene encoding Asp-tRNA(Asn)/Glu-tRNA(Gln) amidotransferase subunit GatB — protein MQWEVVIGLETHVQLSTQSKMFSAASTAFGAAPNTQACAVDLALPGVLPVANRAAVERAIRLGLALGATIAPRSVFARKNYFYPDLPKGYQISQYEIPVVQGGVVEFLVDGKPHRLQLTRAHLEEDAGKSLHEAGLFDRAGNAASGIDLNRAGTPLLEVVTEPDMRSAREAAEYARALHALVMWLDICDGNLQEGSFRCDANVSVRRPGEPLGTRCEIKNLNSFRFLEKAIEFEVRRQIELIEDGGKVVQETRLYDPDKGETRTMRTKEDAHDYRYFPDPDLPPLVISPEWIERVRADMPELPGQMAARFVASHGLSLDAAAQMTQTRAHAAYFEACVAAGAAPKLAANWIMGELAAQLNRDERDIGASPVSAAQLAALTRKIDDGTLSSKTAKEVFAALWTGEQGGDVNAIIDARGLAQVNDSAALQAAVDAVLAANPKSVEEYRAGKDKALNALVGQVMKATGGRANPQQVGEMLKKAVG, from the coding sequence ATGCAATGGGAAGTGGTCATCGGGCTGGAAACCCACGTTCAGCTCTCCACCCAGTCCAAGATGTTTTCCGCCGCGTCCACCGCGTTCGGCGCCGCGCCCAACACTCAGGCCTGCGCCGTCGATCTAGCGCTGCCCGGCGTGTTGCCGGTGGCCAACCGCGCTGCGGTGGAACGCGCCATCCGCCTCGGTCTGGCTCTGGGCGCCACCATCGCGCCGCGCTCCGTCTTCGCGCGCAAGAACTACTTCTACCCTGACCTGCCCAAGGGCTACCAGATCAGCCAGTACGAGATTCCCGTGGTGCAGGGCGGGGTGGTCGAGTTTCTGGTGGACGGCAAACCGCACCGCCTGCAGCTCACCCGCGCCCACCTCGAAGAGGACGCGGGCAAGTCGCTGCACGAAGCCGGGCTGTTCGACCGCGCGGGCAACGCCGCCAGCGGCATCGACCTCAACCGCGCGGGCACGCCGCTGCTCGAAGTCGTCACCGAGCCCGACATGCGCAGCGCCCGCGAAGCCGCCGAATACGCCCGCGCCCTGCACGCGCTGGTCATGTGGCTGGACATCTGCGACGGCAATCTGCAGGAAGGGTCGTTTCGCTGCGACGCCAACGTCTCGGTGCGCCGCCCCGGCGAACCCTTGGGCACGCGCTGCGAAATCAAAAACCTCAACAGCTTTCGCTTCCTCGAAAAAGCCATCGAATTCGAGGTGCGCCGCCAGATCGAACTCATCGAAGACGGCGGCAAGGTGGTGCAGGAAACCCGGCTTTACGACCCCGACAAGGGCGAGACCCGCACCATGCGCACCAAGGAAGACGCGCACGATTACCGCTACTTCCCCGACCCCGACCTGCCGCCGCTGGTCATCTCGCCCGAGTGGATCGAGCGGGTGCGCGCCGACATGCCCGAGCTTCCCGGCCAGATGGCCGCGCGCTTCGTCGCATCCCACGGCCTGAGCCTGGATGCCGCGGCGCAGATGACCCAGACCCGCGCCCACGCCGCCTACTTCGAGGCCTGCGTGGCCGCAGGCGCCGCGCCCAAACTCGCAGCCAACTGGATCATGGGCGAACTCGCCGCTCAGCTCAACCGCGACGAGCGCGACATCGGCGCCAGCCCCGTGAGCGCCGCGCAACTCGCCGCGCTCACCCGCAAAATCGACGACGGCACCCTGTCGAGCAAGACCGCCAAGGAAGTCTTCGCCGCGCTGTGGACGGGCGAGCAGGGCGGCGATGTCAACGCCATCATCGACGCCCGCGGACTGGCGCAGGTCAACGACAGCGCCGCACTGCAAGCCGCCGTCGACGCCGTGCTCGCTGCCAACCCGAAGAGCGTCGAGGAATACCGCGCCGGCAAGGACAAAGCCCTCAACGCCTTGGTCGGCCAGGTGATGAAAGCCACCGGCGGGCGCGCCAATCCACAGCAGGTCGGTGAGATGCTGAAGAAAGCCGTGGGTTGA
- the rhtB gene encoding homoserine/homoserine lactone efflux protein: protein MDLHTWLTFFVASWLISLSPGAGAISCMTTGLRHGWRVGVWNIFGLQLGIAAILVVVAAGLGALLAASETAFSVIKWFGVAYLLWLGIQQWRAPAHGLVDADGSAKNTTPPTRGQLVLRGFLINASNPKGLVFMLAVLPQFINPAAPQLPQYLLCGLSLFITDIVVMNGYTLLAARVLRALRSKQHQLWLQRSFGTLFIGAALLLSAFRRSN from the coding sequence ATGGATCTGCACACCTGGCTGACCTTCTTCGTGGCAAGCTGGCTCATCAGCCTCTCGCCCGGCGCGGGCGCGATTTCGTGCATGACCACGGGGCTGCGGCACGGCTGGCGTGTGGGGGTGTGGAACATCTTCGGCCTGCAACTGGGCATCGCCGCCATTCTGGTTGTGGTCGCCGCTGGGCTGGGCGCGCTGCTGGCCGCGAGCGAAACCGCTTTCAGCGTGATCAAGTGGTTCGGCGTGGCTTATTTGCTGTGGCTGGGCATCCAGCAATGGCGCGCCCCGGCGCATGGGCTGGTCGATGCCGACGGCAGCGCAAAAAACACCACGCCCCCCACGCGCGGCCAGCTCGTGCTGCGCGGCTTTCTCATCAACGCCAGCAACCCCAAGGGGCTGGTGTTCATGCTGGCGGTGCTGCCGCAGTTCATAAACCCCGCCGCGCCGCAACTGCCGCAATACCTGCTGTGCGGGCTGTCGTTGTTCATCACCGACATCGTGGTGATGAACGGCTACACCCTGCTGGCCGCGCGGGTGCTGCGCGCCCTGCGATCAAAGCAGCATCAACTCTGGCTGCAGCGCAGTTTTGGCACCCTGTTCATCGGCGCCGCGCTGCTGCTCTCGGCGTTTCGCCGTTCAAACTAA